From Phocoena sinus isolate mPhoSin1 chromosome 16, mPhoSin1.pri, whole genome shotgun sequence:
tttccatagcagctgaactattttacattcccatctaCAGTGTATGAGAGAATctaaaggcaacccacagaatgggagaaaatgtttgcaaattgtatctgataagggatcaGTATCCAGAATATAGAGAGAATTCTAAACACTTGacaacaaagaagcaaacaaactgattcaaaaatgaacaaagggcttgaatagacatttatccaaagaaatgtataaatggcaaataagcacataaaaaagatgatcaacatcactaatcattaggaaaatgcaaatcaaactgataaagagataccacctcacacccgttagaatggctaatatcaaaaaaaaaaaaaaagcagaaaataaaaagcgttagcaaagatgtggagaaattggaaccatcCCCTTTTTAAAaccagcaggaaggaaggaaagtccTCCCTTACCTGGAATAGAGAAATCCGGATACTTTGGCAGCAGCCTTTCATGCAGCAACATTTTTGGAGAAGGGGTAGGAGGAGGTGCTGCAGGCCTAACTCAATATATTCTAAAGTAAGAACAAAAGTCATGGAGTTATTCctttcattaataataaaaataaatataatctgTGCAGGTCCCGATGAGCACGGTGTGTTTATTTCTGATCCTTACGATTTATCCTAAAggatcatcatctccattttacagaagggaaaactgaggccacaAGAGCCCCCCACTCCATGCAGTGCCCTACCATCACCCTTCCTCAGCGTGCTTGAGCCTTAGGTTGCTGCCTGGACAGGGGGCCCAGTTGGTTTTTACTGCCAGCCTCTCCCTTCAAACCAGCAAAGACCAGAAGCAAGGCTTCTGGAACTTGCTGGGCACAGGTTGGAGCAGGACGTGGCGGCCTACTTGGCAAGTCCTGCAATTACAAACACAGCGCCTTCTGTAAAACAAaagagacaccaaaaaaaaacagTCCTAGCGCTGGGCTGGGGGCATCTGGAAACCCCTGGCCTGAGATCTGCTCTTCCCCTCGTTCTTGTTACCTGAGTTCCAAGCCAGATTTACTCCTCATATGGTTTCAGGTGTGCTCTCTTGGCCTGCTCCATGACGTCCAGGAAGTCCCTGTAGCAGTTTCTGGCCATGACGGTGTACCGCGTGGCACAACCTAATTCAGTGACCCTGGCTCTCGGCAGGTAGCCTGCCCAgctggggatggggggggggggggtgctccTGAAGAGGTTTCGTTATGTATTTGCATTCTGTAAAAAGATGCCGTGCTTCCTGAGGGCTTTGAGAAGCCACACAGTGGGCGATGCTCCTAAGCTAGCTGGCACCCCAACAATCAGCCCCAGGGGAAGCATTAGGCCCCTAGACGTGATGAGGGCAGCTACCAATGGTTGGTGGATGCTGCGTGCCAGCACCTTGGTAGGGCTTTGCATAGGctctcattttattctcttacAAACCATAAGGAGTTGGTGCCATTACTACCTATACTTTGTGGAGAAGGACACTGAgacctcagagaggttaagaaagtcttggccaaggtcacatagcaaggAAGGGAtagggccaggattcaaacccaggtctctctgattCCCAAGTTCTCGCTCTTAAACAGATCCCACTCTTTTCTCAgactaaatacaaaagaaaaaagaaaaaaagcttcagACAACGCTCTTTGACCATCTGAATAAGGGAATCAAGAGAAGCACGCATGTCAGGAGAAAGCACAGCAGACTCGGCTCTAGCTGCCCGGCTGGCTGCCCTTTAGCAATTTCACATTTGTGAGATGTAAGATAACTGCCCTTCTGTTGCTGTAAGAATTGAATTAGGCCACTGAGTCCCAGAACCTAAAAGCTGGAAGGCACCCTAGGGAGTGTCTAGTCCATCCTTCCCTGCCTTGGATGAAGGAACTgtagcccagagaggggaagcaacCTGCCCTAGGTCACATAGCAAATACTCATGGAGCTGGGCTAAATCCCAACTCTTAGGCAGATGTTCCTTGTAATgacttggaaatttttaaaagcacgCCAAACATGTGAGTCAGCGTGGGTTCTTGAAAAGTCCCCAgttacagtaataataataaagacaatcAGTCCATTACTTTTCTTATAGGCCTTTAGGCCTTAAAAATAGTCTAGGACAAATCATTGTTGTGATTATTAACATTATACAATCatactgtcagttgtttttgTCACTGTTATTGTGACTGTTATTCAGTGTAAAACCCCTTCCCGCCCAGCCAGCACCTGAAGGAGCTGGGTTCGAACCAAGGTCTGACCTCAGACAAGGGACACTGCtctaaagtgggaataatagtaTCGACTTCATAGGGTCATCGTGGGTGGTTAATGAAATAACGGTAGCCGGCACAGAGAAAGCAACTAAAAGCGGTACCTACTGAGACAACAGCTGCTCTCTGAACCTCTGTGATGATTGCCCAGGGAGCTTAGTACCTagcaccctcctccccacctgtCTCCCTCTGCCCCGgaaatgtttctttctccttttaagaAACTGAGCCTCTCCATTTTGCACGGACGCCTGAGGACCTGGAACTGTGCTGGACCCAGTGCCCTCAGTCGCAGCTCAGCAAGAcggccaggccctgtgcttggGCCCAGGGTGAAAGGGGACTGGTTTCTGGGAGCCGGTACCCCGACTCAAGGGGCGGTACCGCCGGTAATACTGGTGCAGGGTTCGCAGGACCGTCTCCTCTGAGCAGACGGGCTTTAGTTCGGGGCATTGGCCACTGTGCAGCGCAAGTCCTCCAGCTGGTCTTTACtccgctgtgtgttctcctggaaGATTTTCAGACAGTGGGACATGTCGTCCTCACTGGAGGTGCCCTGGCAGCTAAGGTAGGGCACGAAGCCTGCAAGAGCCGATCACGACCTTCAGCGAGGGATTCAGAACCTGCCCAAACCCCCAGAATCTCAGCCCACCCCTTGCCGTTTCTTCCTTGGCCGACAGCACTGCATTTTCCCAAAGGCCATTAATACAAGCCGCGCTGTTGTTTCCACTGTGGCCGGGCCCTCCCAAGGCCATGAAAAACTGACCTTGGAGCAGGGAGGGAAGGCCCGTTTCAACAAAGGCAATGACAGTAATATTCTTTGATAGCAAAGCCCCTGATGTCAGCCCAAATGGCAAATGGGGAAAGCATTTAATGGACCAAAATGTTAGTCAAAGGAGTAATTgaaattattcatctttttagAGGGAGAGCTTATTTTCTTTAACACTTCCCA
This genomic window contains:
- the C16H10orf82 gene encoding LOW QUALITY PROTEIN: uncharacterized protein C10orf82 homolog (The sequence of the model RefSeq protein was modified relative to this genomic sequence to represent the inferred CDS: inserted 1 base in 1 codon; deleted 1 base in 1 codon), which codes for MESSKTFMRHLPITPGYSGFVPYLSCQGTSSEDDMSHCLKIFQENTQRSKDQLEDLRCTVANAPXLKPVCSEETVLRTLHQYYRRYRPLSRECKYITKPLQEHPPPPIPSWAGYLPRARVTELGCATRYTVMARNCYRDFLDVMEQAKRAHLKPYEE